Part of the Bifidobacterium crudilactis genome is shown below.
CATATATCCAAGGCTTATCTCGCCGTAATCGTCGTAGAAACCTACGCCTGAGCCAAATTCACAAGGCTCAACGTATCCCTGACATTCGCGGGCACCCAGAAAAATATCCCTTCTGCCTCCCTGCGTCAACGAACGTTTCGCAATATTATGATGCTTGTTTTCATTGCGATCCTGTGCCAGATCCTGGCGCTGCTCATTCCATTCAAAATGCGCACGCACCTGATACCGCACATCCTTGAGATACATATAGTAAGAGAGATCGTTTCCGCCATTCATCTTGATTGGCCGGATTCCTTTTCCTTCTGTTTGTATCTTGTTCATCACGCGCACACTATCAACCACCCAGATGATTGTCGGCTTCCAGTAGATACTTTCAGTGACACCCTTCAAGGCTTGATAGGTTGGGACTTGATAGGAAAACTTCTCCCCTCCTATTCTTGTGGCCACTTCCGAAAAAAGGGCGTACGGAGCATACACCTCATACTCGATGGAATTGCGTTTTTTCAGCATACATATCTCCTATTCATCATCGAAAATGCCGGTCATTTCTGAGTCCAAATCCACACCATATTCTTCGTTGTAATACTGCTTGTTCAACAGCAGTATGCCAAATTCTGAATCAATGACGCTTATCGCACGCGTCCCCGACAGCTTCTTGATCTCATAGTCGAATAAGGAAACCGAATAGTCCTGCAACCGGTGCAGCAGTCTAATCACCGTGCCCATATTGTTGCGTTTGTTCTTCTCTTCTTTGAATTTTTCCAGAAGCGCTATTGAATCCCCGTACTCGACGATAACATCTTGCGCGAGATGAGGTATCACGTGGAATTGATCACTTGCCGTTTTGAATGCTTGAGCAAGCTTATGGCCATATTTCTCAGAAGTGCGATCATTAAATCTTCTTCTGTCATAACTATTTGTGGATAACATTTCATAAACACTGCTGTCAGGAGCCTTGGTTTGGTAATCCATCCTCTTTTGCATTACCGAAGATGCAAAATAGTGTTCGTAAAATTCATGCAGCATATCATCCGATAACAAATCTCTGTCCGGATAATCACGCATGAGGCGACTCGTTATCTCTTTGCCGTGCTTGATATCTGAGAGCACTTCCAAACCTCGTTCATTCTTGATCGAGACGACGTAGACATCTTTGGGTTCTCGGGATTCTCCATTGCGATTACATCTGCCCGCCGATTGCAGAATGCTGTCAAGACCCGCCGTGGCTCTGATCACACATGCAAAAGATATATCTACTCCAGCTTCTATCAACTGGGTACTTACACAGATGATAGGTTTCTTTTCATCCAATGCATCCACGACAGTTTGCAGTGCTTCAGATCTGTGTATGCCACACATCGATGTACTTAAATGCACCAGAGCGAATGTATTATCGACACTGAGCTGCTTCAGATACTGGTACAGCTTCCTAGCCTCTGATTTTAGATTGACGATAGCGAGACAGTTACCATTTTCTTGAGCTTTGTCCAGCACGAAACCCGCCAGTTCATCAAGGTTTTGCTCTTGCTCCACTGGGACAATATTGGTTCTTTTTAAAGCAGCGGCATATTTTTCCGAATCTTCGATAATGTCGGGGTTTTCTGACAACAACAGGTTGGAACGTCCAATTCTTTCGAGCTGTGGCACAGTCGCCGAACAGAGCAGTACTGTGCAGTTCAGTATTGTTGACAGGAAGCTCACAACCTCATTGAACAGGTTGATTGCATTGACTGGAATGGACTGTATTTCATCAAATACGATGACACTATTGGCCATATTATGGAATTTTCGGAGTTTTGTACCATGAGATGAGATCACTGTCTCTAGAAACTGCACCATCGTTGTCACGATAATAGGACTGTCCCAGCGTTCAGCGGCCAGTTTCTGACGATTCACCTTCGAGCCGTCTATTTCATCTTTATCATCGCCACCATCATCGTCCCTATCTTGTCCCATTGAACCCATGACGCTCGAATAATGCTCCAGGATGATGTCACTGTCCTTGGAAA
Proteins encoded:
- the cas5c gene encoding type I-C CRISPR-associated protein Cas5c, translated to MLKKRNSIEYEVYAPYALFSEVATRIGGEKFSYQVPTYQALKGVTESIYWKPTIIWVVDSVRVMNKIQTEGKGIRPIKMNGGNDLSYYMYLKDVRYQVRAHFEWNEQRQDLAQDRNENKHHNIAKRSLTQGGRRDIFLGARECQGYVEPCEFGSGVGFYDDYGEISLGYMFFGFSYPDENIQHDFISKFWRPVMNNGVIAFDKPDAPSLDCTVIREHQSVKEFLVDENFSLAQE
- the cas3 gene encoding CRISPR-associated helicase Cas3'; the protein is MSQLYARKNDAGAVQTLFDHLHNTAHIAGEFEDEFVETSEAAGIHHDGGKAKRDFQKYLFDDNAKRGTVIHAYQGAFTISEIQTSHLIERFTQEVLELVIASHHGDLPDCILPSGDSSFFDKMSETNKSQEKYHYQEVKENLPRLDLDTDARFRRSVSESVALLDSLRRAGYAKRPSCDFALGQYVKYIFSRLIDADRLDAGYFGSQQQFAPCKPDWRRLVDCFEKNISDFDNTTSINQLRFEISETCRSASSRPTGIYKLAVPTGGGKTLASLRFALHHVVQTKKNRIIYVIPYLTITSQTTKSFREILDLSKDSDIILEHYSSVMGSMGQDRDDDGGDDKDEIDGSKVNRQKLAAERWDSPIIVTTMVQFLETVISSHGTKLRKFHNMANSVIVFDEIQSIPVNAINLFNEVVSFLSTILNCTVLLCSATVPQLERIGRSNLLLSENPDIIEDSEKYAAALKRTNIVPVEQEQNLDELAGFVLDKAQENGNCLAIVNLKSEARKLYQYLKQLSVDNTFALVHLSTSMCGIHRSEALQTVVDALDEKKPIICVSTQLIEAGVDISFACVIRATAGLDSILQSAGRCNRNGESREPKDVYVVSIKNERGLEVLSDIKHGKEITSRLMRDYPDRDLLSDDMLHEFYEHYFASSVMQKRMDYQTKAPDSSVYEMLSTNSYDRRRFNDRTSEKYGHKLAQAFKTASDQFHVIPHLAQDVIVEYGDSIALLEKFKEEKNKRNNMGTVIRLLHRLQDYSVSLFDYEIKKLSGTRAISVIDSEFGILLLNKQYYNEEYGVDLDSEMTGIFDDE